The Trinickia acidisoli genome includes a window with the following:
- a CDS encoding type II toxin-antitoxin system death-on-curing family toxin — translation MVVLRTASIMMASLTCLRSRGYMRAIARGHAFSDANKRTALVSALTYLLIEGYEVARTQALEEIMVDVAEGKLNYLDIANIFSSLAKPIDPPGGTFSKAR, via the coding sequence TTGGTCGTATTGAGAACCGCATCCATTATGATGGCCTCGCTGACGTGTTTGAGATCGCGGGGCTATATGCGGGCGATTGCTCGCGGCCATGCATTCTCCGATGCAAATAAGCGGACCGCGCTCGTATCGGCGCTCACCTATCTCTTAATCGAAGGGTATGAGGTAGCGCGAACTCAAGCGCTCGAAGAGATTATGGTCGATGTTGCCGAGGGTAAGCTGAACTACTTGGACATTGCCAATATCTTCTCGTCGCTTGCAAAGCCAATAGACCCCCCTGGGGGCACGTTTTCAAAAGCGCGGTAA
- a CDS encoding tyrosine-type recombinase/integrase, with the protein MPLTDVAVRAAKPRERSYKLADGQGMYLEVMPSGSKYWRLKYRIDGKEKRIALGVYPAVSLLEARKARESIKDTLRAGLDPSHEKKREKLQRSLERTNSFEAIAREWHGNKKDGWSEGHADKVLKLLEREFFSSLGARPVKDVSAPELLAVLRKIESRGALELARKAMQAASQVFRYAIATGRAERDPVPDLRGALKSRAVTHMKRVGEAEVPELMRKIAAYDGDLQTRLALQLLALTFVRTGELRNAEWSEIDEAKAEWRIPPEKMKMRAQHIVPLSTQALAVIKQLRDLNGNWPLLFPSRSNAKKPISENTVLYALYRMGYHSRMTGHGFRGLASTILNENGFESDWIKRQLAHTEQNSVRAAYNHAQYLPERRRMMQWWGTYLSGAADVAASEDVSQHTNH; encoded by the coding sequence ATGCCCCTTACTGATGTCGCAGTGCGCGCCGCGAAGCCGCGGGAGCGATCTTATAAGCTGGCCGACGGCCAAGGCATGTACCTCGAGGTCATGCCGAGTGGATCGAAGTACTGGCGCCTGAAGTATCGCATCGACGGCAAAGAGAAACGCATCGCCCTTGGCGTCTATCCTGCCGTTTCGTTGCTCGAAGCTCGGAAGGCCCGTGAATCGATCAAAGACACGCTGCGTGCTGGCTTGGACCCGTCTCACGAGAAGAAACGCGAGAAGTTGCAGCGCTCCTTAGAGCGAACCAACTCGTTCGAGGCGATCGCGCGCGAATGGCATGGGAATAAGAAGGACGGTTGGTCCGAAGGGCATGCGGATAAGGTACTCAAGCTGCTTGAGCGAGAGTTCTTTTCGTCGCTTGGTGCCCGTCCGGTGAAGGACGTGTCTGCGCCGGAGTTGCTAGCCGTCCTTCGAAAGATCGAGAGCCGCGGCGCACTCGAGCTTGCACGAAAGGCCATGCAGGCGGCGAGTCAGGTGTTTCGATACGCGATCGCCACGGGGCGCGCGGAGCGTGATCCCGTCCCCGACTTGCGCGGAGCGCTCAAGAGTCGCGCCGTGACGCACATGAAGCGTGTCGGCGAGGCCGAAGTGCCGGAGTTGATGCGCAAGATCGCAGCGTACGACGGTGACCTGCAGACTCGGCTCGCGCTGCAACTGCTGGCCTTGACGTTCGTGCGCACTGGCGAGCTGCGCAATGCCGAGTGGTCCGAGATCGACGAAGCGAAGGCTGAGTGGCGTATCCCGCCCGAGAAGATGAAGATGCGCGCGCAGCATATCGTGCCGCTGTCGACACAAGCTCTTGCTGTGATCAAGCAGCTTCGCGACTTGAATGGCAACTGGCCGCTGCTGTTTCCTAGCCGCTCGAACGCGAAGAAACCGATCAGTGAAAACACCGTGCTCTACGCCCTGTACCGCATGGGGTACCACTCTCGGATGACGGGGCACGGCTTCCGCGGGCTCGCATCGACAATCCTCAACGAGAACGGGTTCGAAAGCGACTGGATCAAGCGTCAGCTCGCGCACACGGAGCAGAACAGCGTGCGGGCCGCCTACAACCATGCCCAGTACCTGCCGGAGCGGCGGAGAATGATGCAGTGGTGGGGGACCTATCTCAGTGGTGCGGCCGATGTCGCGGCGAGCGAAGATGTGTCACAACATACGAATCATTGA